One segment of Fructilactobacillus hinvesii DNA contains the following:
- a CDS encoding AzlD domain-containing protein — translation MPSFEFVLLVIVGCGLVTWLNRVLPFLLLKRFELPMAAVEFLSFVPVVIMAALWFTGLFHQHLGQLPSLDWPNLISSVPTVIAAVVSKNLLVIVAVGVISLALIRLVM, via the coding sequence ATGCCTTCTTTTGAATTTGTGCTCCTAGTTATTGTGGGCTGTGGATTAGTAACCTGGTTGAATCGGGTGCTTCCATTTCTGCTTTTAAAACGATTTGAATTGCCAATGGCTGCGGTGGAATTTTTAAGCTTTGTTCCGGTGGTAATCATGGCAGCCCTCTGGTTTACCGGATTGTTTCACCAACACCTGGGCCAGTTGCCAAGTTTAGACTGGCCGAACCTGATTTCGTCCGTGCCGACGGTAATTGCTGCAGTGGTCAGTAAAAATCTGTTGGTAATTGTGGCGGTCGGGGTGATTTCGCTGGCCTTAATTCGGCTGGTGATGTAG
- a CDS encoding thiolase family protein — protein MKKIAVISAKRTPIGKINGQLSQLTSVELGTIVTKAVLEDSGLTASQVDQVIFGNVIQAGGGQNVARQIELNSGIPASSTACTINQVCGSGMKAVRMGQTAIQTGDCDVVIVGGTESMSNAPYLNRQVRGGHPFGSFELEDSIESDGLNDADSHQPMGTTAETVADQFNVSRAEQDQFALRSHQQAARATEQQAFADEVVPITIKNKKHTVTITTDETIRTDTSLEKLGKLRPAFAQDGTVTAGNAASLNDGASALVLMSVEKATELGLTPEAILDDYAEAGCDPQIMGYAPYHAVTKLLGKTNETIDDFDLVELNEAFASQSVAVARDLHIDPAKLNISGGAIALGHPLGDSGARILTTLIHNLHRTGNQRGLATLCIGGGMAMAYSLHLPQ, from the coding sequence GTGAAAAAAATTGCAGTAATTAGTGCCAAACGAACCCCGATTGGTAAAATCAACGGTCAGCTCAGCCAACTAACTTCAGTCGAACTGGGGACAATTGTGACTAAGGCCGTGTTAGAAGATAGTGGACTAACTGCCAGTCAAGTTGACCAAGTCATCTTTGGAAACGTCATTCAAGCCGGTGGTGGTCAAAACGTTGCCCGCCAAATTGAGCTTAACAGTGGCATTCCGGCCAGCAGTACGGCCTGTACCATTAATCAAGTTTGTGGTTCTGGAATGAAAGCCGTTCGAATGGGACAAACCGCCATTCAAACCGGTGACTGTGACGTTGTCATCGTTGGAGGAACGGAAAGCATGTCCAACGCTCCCTACCTAAACCGACAGGTCCGCGGTGGTCATCCGTTTGGCAGCTTCGAACTAGAAGACAGCATCGAAAGTGATGGTTTAAACGACGCTGACAGCCACCAACCCATGGGTACCACCGCTGAAACGGTCGCTGATCAGTTTAACGTCTCCCGCGCAGAACAAGATCAATTTGCATTACGATCACACCAACAAGCTGCACGGGCCACTGAACAGCAAGCATTTGCCGACGAAGTGGTCCCCATTACCATCAAGAACAAGAAACATACCGTCACCATCACCACTGACGAAACAATTCGAACTGATACAAGCTTGGAGAAACTGGGAAAGTTACGCCCCGCCTTTGCTCAAGACGGAACGGTAACCGCCGGGAATGCCGCTAGCCTCAACGATGGCGCCTCTGCCCTCGTACTAATGTCGGTAGAAAAAGCAACCGAACTGGGCTTAACTCCCGAAGCCATCCTAGATGACTATGCCGAAGCGGGCTGCGATCCCCAAATCATGGGCTATGCTCCCTACCACGCCGTCACCAAACTTCTTGGCAAAACAAACGAAACCATTGATGACTTTGATCTAGTCGAATTAAACGAGGCCTTTGCTTCGCAAAGTGTAGCCGTAGCAAGAGATCTCCACATTGATCCCGCCAAACTGAACATCTCTGGAGGAGCAATTGCCCTGGGTCATCCATTGGGAGATTCCGGCGCCCGGATTTTGACTACCCTAATCCACAATCTGCACCGCACGGGCAACCAACGAGGGCTTGCCACTCTTTGTATCGGTGGGGGAATGGCAATGGCCTACAGTCTCCATTTACCGCAGTAA
- a CDS encoding biotin transporter BioY — protein sequence MRIKELTYCALMIAIIACLGLIPLITIPFLPVPISFQTAGIMLAGSCLGRKLGFWSVTLFLLLVAVGLPLLAGFRGGFGVFFGPTAGYLISWPFCAYAIGWLVDHLARRPRFWVFLIANLVGGMVLMNLVGAAYLVCQSGLSFVQVLISSVAFLPVDAVKAIVVSLIAAQLQRHHLLPHFH from the coding sequence ATGAGAATAAAAGAACTGACTTACTGCGCGTTAATGATTGCCATCATTGCGTGTCTCGGATTAATTCCGTTGATTACGATTCCCTTTTTACCGGTGCCCATTTCGTTTCAAACGGCCGGGATCATGCTGGCGGGATCTTGTTTGGGACGCAAACTCGGTTTTTGGAGCGTGACTCTCTTCTTGCTGTTAGTTGCCGTAGGACTCCCACTGTTAGCTGGTTTTCGGGGTGGGTTCGGCGTTTTCTTTGGTCCCACCGCTGGGTATTTAATCAGTTGGCCCTTTTGTGCTTATGCAATCGGATGGCTAGTTGATCACTTGGCTAGACGCCCCCGTTTTTGGGTCTTTTTAATTGCCAACTTAGTGGGAGGAATGGTCTTGATGAACCTCGTTGGGGCAGCGTATCTTGTTTGTCAAAGTGGATTGTCTTTCGTCCAAGTTTTAATTAGTAGTGTCGCCTTTTTACCAGTGGATGCGGTGAAGGCCATCGTCGTTTCCCTAATTGCGGCTCAGCTGCAGCGACATCATTTACTTCCCCATTTTCATTAA
- a CDS encoding GNAT family N-acetyltransferase, whose amino-acid sequence MTCIYIRKATEKDLDDISEIINAGRGFLKEQGIDQWQGSYPSRDDIKRDVDNGIAYVLEVDGKVAGSATLHLGIDPDYLEMEEGEWEHGSEAHYSAIHRVAVSNNYRGQGLAYKLISGLLTISSLLGFKDVRIDTHPKNEGMQHIILASGFTKRGIIRTKIEEDDRFAYQIELH is encoded by the coding sequence ATGACTTGTATTTACATTCGTAAAGCAACTGAAAAGGACTTAGATGACATCAGCGAAATCATTAACGCTGGAAGAGGATTCCTCAAGGAGCAAGGGATTGACCAATGGCAAGGGTCATACCCGTCTCGAGACGACATTAAACGCGACGTTGATAACGGAATCGCCTACGTCTTAGAAGTAGATGGCAAGGTTGCCGGTTCCGCAACGCTACACCTGGGCATCGACCCTGACTACCTGGAAATGGAAGAAGGAGAATGGGAACACGGTTCTGAAGCTCACTACTCTGCCATTCACCGGGTTGCGGTTTCTAACAACTACCGCGGTCAAGGCCTTGCTTACAAATTAATTAGTGGGCTCCTCACCATTTCAAGCCTACTTGGGTTTAAAGACGTCAGAATCGACACTCATCCGAAAAACGAAGGGATGCAACACATCATCTTAGCTAGCGGTTTTACTAAACGGGGAATTATCCGAACTAAGATTGAAGAAGACGACCGCTTCGCTTACCAAATCGAATTACACTAG
- the recA gene encoding recombinase RecA, with translation MATNSKKSAQDARQAELDKALKQIKKEFGTGAIMRMGESPSSNVEAISTGILSLDIALGIGGFPRGRVVEIFGAESSGKTTIALQAVAELQKNGGTAAYIDAENAMDPEYAKALGVNIDDLLLSQPGTGEEGLQIADALIGSGAIDLIVVDSVAALVPKSEIEGDIGDSHVGLQARLMSQALRKLTANINKTKTVVIFINQLREKVGVMFGNPETTPGGRALKFYSSIRLRVSGSKQSKDGQEIVGKETKIKVAKNKVAPPFKTVDTLMSFGHGIEPVADMVNLAVEKDIINKSGSWYSYGEERLGQGLNKTVANLKEKPELVDELTHKVRVAYGIEKEEPQAATDAQAENEKNTTPTTDDTAKPSETDLDV, from the coding sequence ATGGCCACAAATTCAAAAAAGAGCGCACAAGATGCTCGTCAAGCCGAACTTGACAAAGCTTTAAAGCAAATTAAAAAAGAATTCGGAACTGGTGCCATCATGCGGATGGGTGAATCACCAAGCTCCAACGTTGAAGCCATTTCCACGGGGATTTTATCCTTAGACATTGCCCTTGGAATTGGTGGTTTCCCCCGCGGCCGGGTGGTTGAAATCTTTGGAGCAGAATCGTCTGGGAAAACGACGATTGCCCTCCAGGCCGTCGCCGAATTACAGAAAAACGGCGGGACCGCGGCTTATATTGATGCCGAAAATGCGATGGATCCCGAGTACGCAAAGGCACTGGGCGTTAACATCGATGACTTGCTTCTTTCCCAACCGGGAACTGGTGAAGAAGGACTGCAAATTGCGGATGCCCTAATTGGTTCCGGTGCAATTGACCTAATCGTAGTTGATTCCGTGGCGGCGCTTGTTCCAAAGTCTGAAATCGAAGGTGATATTGGCGATTCCCACGTGGGACTACAAGCGCGTCTAATGTCTCAAGCCCTCCGGAAACTGACGGCCAACATTAACAAAACCAAAACCGTAGTGATTTTCATTAACCAACTGCGAGAAAAAGTGGGAGTAATGTTTGGTAATCCCGAAACCACTCCTGGTGGTCGGGCTTTGAAGTTCTACTCCAGCATTCGGCTACGGGTCAGCGGAAGTAAGCAGTCCAAAGATGGTCAAGAAATCGTCGGAAAAGAGACTAAGATTAAAGTGGCCAAAAACAAGGTTGCTCCGCCCTTTAAGACGGTTGACACGTTGATGAGTTTTGGTCACGGAATTGAACCAGTCGCTGACATGGTAAACCTGGCCGTAGAAAAAGACATCATTAACAAGTCTGGATCCTGGTATTCCTATGGTGAAGAACGCTTAGGCCAAGGATTAAATAAGACCGTTGCAAATCTAAAAGAAAAACCAGAACTAGTGGATGAATTAACCCACAAGGTTCGGGTGGCTTACGGAATTGAAAAAGAAGAACCCCAAGCCGCAACAGATGCACAAGCGGAAAATGAAAAAAACACAACCCCAACTACGGACGACACTGCTAAACCGAGTGAAACTGATTTAGACGTTTAA
- a CDS encoding APC family permease: MNKIWERLTRKASAQGLIDQDSRLEPHMTTKDLLGLGLGMVVGTAIFTLPGIVAAEHTGPAVALAFLVGGIGAGLAALAYAEMAATLPVAGSAFSWISVLFGEGFGWIAGWLMLSEYFLAITFVASGWSAYVQGFLGEFGFHLPAYLASGYNPKTGGFFDVFAALSIILVSLLLSRKMAGVNKLENLLVILKVAVVVMFIVVGLTAIHPANYHPFIPAHRPGTAFGGFTGILAGAAQVFVAYGGFDVIASNTAETKDPGKNMPRGILGTLIIGSLLFVGVSLVLVGMFKYSTYAGNAEPSAWALRHTGHLLTANMLSLVAIVGIFASLIGTQLASSRLVYAFGRDGLLPRKLGRVNKKHNPANALLVVTVAAVVVGAMLPFTFLANLVSAGTLISFMFVSLGIYALRPREGKDLPVPKFRMPLYPVLPALSALISFVIFWELSNDAKILTLCWFVIGVLIYIFYGARHSKTADGQSEQGGV; the protein is encoded by the coding sequence ATGAATAAAATTTGGGAACGATTGACCCGAAAAGCTTCGGCACAGGGATTAATTGATCAAGATTCCCGCTTAGAACCCCATATGACCACGAAGGATTTGCTGGGGCTGGGCTTGGGAATGGTGGTTGGAACCGCCATTTTTACCTTGCCTGGAATTGTAGCGGCAGAACACACGGGACCAGCGGTGGCCCTTGCCTTTTTGGTGGGGGGAATCGGTGCGGGACTAGCGGCGTTAGCTTATGCTGAAATGGCTGCTACTTTACCAGTTGCCGGGTCGGCCTTTTCGTGGATTAGTGTGTTGTTTGGAGAAGGTTTTGGTTGGATTGCCGGTTGGTTGATGCTGTCTGAATACTTTTTGGCAATTACCTTTGTGGCATCCGGCTGGTCAGCTTACGTCCAGGGATTTTTAGGGGAGTTTGGTTTCCATCTCCCAGCGTATCTAGCGTCTGGATACAACCCGAAAACGGGAGGCTTTTTTGACGTATTTGCGGCGCTTTCCATCATCTTAGTAAGTTTATTATTGAGTCGGAAAATGGCGGGAGTTAATAAGCTTGAAAACCTGTTGGTGATCTTAAAGGTTGCCGTGGTGGTAATGTTCATCGTGGTGGGATTAACGGCCATTCACCCCGCTAACTACCACCCGTTTATCCCGGCGCACCGTCCGGGGACCGCTTTTGGTGGTTTTACTGGAATTCTGGCTGGAGCAGCCCAGGTCTTTGTGGCATACGGGGGCTTTGATGTGATTGCTTCTAATACCGCCGAAACAAAGGATCCAGGCAAGAACATGCCTCGAGGAATTTTAGGGACGTTGATCATTGGAAGTTTACTGTTTGTGGGGGTTTCCCTGGTTCTGGTGGGAATGTTTAAGTACAGCACTTACGCTGGAAATGCCGAACCATCAGCCTGGGCCTTGCGCCACACTGGCCATCTGCTGACGGCAAACATGCTGTCGTTGGTAGCAATTGTTGGGATTTTTGCCTCGCTAATTGGGACTCAACTAGCTAGTTCCCGGTTAGTGTATGCCTTTGGTCGGGATGGACTATTACCCCGCAAATTAGGTCGGGTTAACAAGAAGCACAATCCTGCCAACGCGCTGCTCGTGGTTACGGTGGCTGCCGTAGTAGTCGGAGCAATGCTACCGTTTACGTTCCTAGCCAACTTGGTTTCAGCCGGAACGTTGATTTCTTTCATGTTCGTGTCTCTAGGAATTTATGCTCTGCGACCGCGTGAGGGGAAGGATCTGCCGGTTCCAAAGTTTCGGATGCCATTGTACCCGGTCCTACCAGCACTTTCAGCTCTGATTTCGTTCGTAATCTTTTGGGAATTAAGTAACGATGCTAAAATCTTGACCCTCTGCTGGTTTGTGATCGGGGTATTAATTTACATCTTCTACGGAGCCCGTCATTCTAAAACGGCAGACGGCCAATCCGAGCAAGGAGGGGTATAG
- a CDS encoding AzlC family ABC transporter permease: MKNDLSAGAGFKDTIPTLSGYIGVGLAFGIVAKAAGLNVLIIVLMSAITYSGAAQFVIVSMLVSGSSFSAIVLSVFLLSARMLLMGMTVAPVMKKESLLRNVIIGSLLTDETFALSMNKLNYTKRQLSFDWLNTANVVAYLTWIISSGIGGSLGSLIPNPNRFGLDFAFLAMFIGLLYLQVAADRTIDRRLQVIMILLTLALTYVGLIFIPSNLLLIIVTLVGCGLGVVLKNAFF; the protein is encoded by the coding sequence GTGAAGAATGATTTAAGCGCCGGTGCCGGGTTTAAAGATACCATTCCCACCCTCTCTGGTTACATTGGGGTGGGGCTTGCATTTGGGATCGTGGCTAAAGCCGCTGGACTGAACGTCTTGATCATTGTGCTCATGTCAGCCATTACCTATTCTGGGGCAGCACAATTTGTGATTGTGAGCATGCTGGTCTCTGGAAGTTCCTTTTCTGCCATCGTGTTATCGGTGTTTTTGTTGTCGGCCCGAATGTTGCTGATGGGAATGACGGTGGCGCCGGTCATGAAGAAGGAGTCGTTACTGCGCAACGTCATCATTGGTTCGTTACTAACGGATGAAACCTTTGCATTAAGCATGAACAAATTGAATTACACCAAGCGCCAGTTATCCTTTGATTGGTTGAATACTGCAAACGTAGTTGCCTATTTAACCTGGATTATTTCCTCAGGAATTGGTGGCTCCCTAGGGAGTTTAATTCCGAATCCCAACCGCTTTGGTTTGGATTTTGCCTTCTTGGCCATGTTCATCGGTTTACTGTATTTACAGGTAGCGGCTGATCGAACGATTGACCGGCGGCTACAGGTGATTATGATCCTGCTGACCCTTGCCTTAACCTACGTTGGCTTGATTTTTATTCCCAGCAACTTGTTGTTAATTATCGTAACGCTGGTGGGTTGCGGACTGGGGGTGGTGTTAAAAAATGCCTTCTTTTGA